A stretch of the Archangium violaceum genome encodes the following:
- the mfd gene encoding transcription-repair coupling factor produces METPFNQKFEAEALRAPPVTGDPFARVLELLRVGQRVRTQGLQGAARGHALARLTRTLEAPLVCIATDEESADALAQDLAFFLGGRGTPREPRVLRLPADEVLPYDEISPDPDAVADRLGALFHLSQGTRFPALVLSMRGLFRKVLPPHVMKELSERVGVGQDFDRDELARKLANMGYQSSPLVEDLGTFSVRGGLIDVFSPLYDKPVRIEFFGDTIESIRAFDPETQRTVDSLKEIILLPAREVIFSEQTRARAEAAARAVADRINLPTSKLRERLDAIREGLPGFGLEGLLPGFFEGGLGTVFDYLRLWHPEPLFYLDDPMGLERVAEELWNDVERSARASDERQDLSAPAEEHFLTREQVDQKLAAFRVMEGGGLSLTQGEAPPVHFPFGTTQDVREAILAHHGEEGALTPLVERLQRWRDTRIACAVACGTLSQADRLKRLLLDRNVMVRVHTEPLADVAKLYEPSVSAHLFTGEVSHGFVDGAGGIAVLSDEEIFGARARRRVRRSKSLDAFAAGFKDLKEGDIIVHTDFGLGRYAGLTKMQVNGVPGDFLVLEYAGKDKIYLPVGRMRLIQKFTGGDPTKVTLDKLGGTSWEKTKKRVKEQLLKMAADLLNIAAARRAHPGHAFSPPDRYYAQFEADFEFEETPDQAKAIEDVLADMQKREPMDRLVCGDVGYGKTEVAMRAAFKATLDRKQVAVLVPTTVLAQQHYLSFKKRFKDYPVTVEVISGMKKPPEVREILKRAKEGKVDILIGTHKLLGGDVAFKDLGLLVVDEEQRFGVKHKEQIKKLRSQVDVLTLSATPIPRTLHMAMSGVREMSIIATPPQDRRAIRTFVMKFDEQTIKEAIERELARGGQVFFVHNRVESLPAMEETLKRLLPNVSIGVAHGQMGEGQLEKAMLDFTEKKYQVLLCTSIIESGIDISSANTMIVNRADTFGLAQLYQLRGRVGRSKERAYAYLLVPARTAISKDAQRRLEVLQRFTELGAGFSIASHDLEIRGAGNLLGAEQSGSIAAIGFDLYAQLMEEAVSEVRGEPPRTQIEPEITMPIPALIPDDYVPDVHQRLVFYKRFSQASNPDEVQDLRSELVDRYGEAPDEVDNLSEQTLLKIDMRELRLRALEAGPGRVVVTLGADALLDGMKVATLVQKSKGVYRLTPDMKLVVKLGAEVRGQSLIAEAKKVLRDLGTCALPQA; encoded by the coding sequence ATGGAAACTCCTTTCAACCAGAAGTTCGAGGCGGAGGCCCTCCGCGCACCTCCCGTGACCGGGGATCCCTTCGCCCGGGTGCTGGAGCTGCTGCGCGTGGGTCAGCGTGTCCGCACGCAAGGTCTCCAGGGGGCCGCCCGCGGCCATGCACTCGCCCGGCTGACACGCACCCTCGAGGCCCCCCTCGTCTGCATCGCCACCGACGAGGAGTCCGCGGATGCGCTCGCCCAGGATCTCGCCTTCTTCCTGGGCGGCAGGGGCACCCCGCGCGAGCCTCGCGTCCTGCGCCTGCCCGCCGACGAGGTGCTCCCCTACGACGAGATCTCCCCGGACCCGGACGCGGTCGCGGACCGGCTCGGGGCGCTCTTCCACCTGTCCCAGGGCACGCGCTTCCCCGCGCTCGTGCTCTCGATGCGCGGCCTCTTCCGCAAGGTGCTGCCGCCGCACGTGATGAAGGAGCTGTCCGAGCGTGTCGGCGTGGGCCAGGACTTCGACCGCGACGAGCTCGCGCGCAAGCTCGCCAACATGGGCTACCAGTCCAGCCCGCTCGTCGAGGACCTGGGCACCTTCTCCGTGCGTGGCGGCCTCATCGACGTCTTCAGCCCGCTCTACGACAAGCCGGTCCGCATCGAGTTCTTCGGCGACACCATCGAGTCCATCCGCGCCTTCGATCCGGAGACGCAGCGCACCGTGGACTCGCTCAAGGAGATCATCCTCCTGCCCGCGCGCGAGGTCATCTTCTCCGAGCAGACGCGCGCGCGTGCCGAGGCCGCCGCCCGCGCCGTGGCGGACCGCATCAACCTGCCCACCTCGAAGCTGCGTGAGCGCCTGGACGCCATCCGCGAGGGGCTCCCCGGCTTCGGCCTGGAGGGCCTGCTGCCCGGCTTCTTCGAGGGAGGACTGGGCACCGTCTTCGACTACCTGCGACTGTGGCACCCGGAGCCGCTCTTCTACCTGGACGATCCCATGGGCCTCGAGCGCGTCGCCGAGGAACTGTGGAACGACGTGGAGCGCTCCGCGCGGGCATCCGATGAGCGCCAGGATCTCTCCGCCCCGGCCGAGGAGCACTTCCTCACCCGCGAGCAGGTGGATCAGAAGCTCGCGGCCTTCCGTGTGATGGAGGGTGGCGGCCTGTCGCTCACCCAGGGCGAGGCGCCGCCCGTGCACTTCCCCTTCGGCACCACCCAGGACGTGAGAGAGGCCATCCTCGCCCACCATGGTGAGGAGGGCGCGCTCACCCCGCTCGTCGAGCGGCTCCAGCGCTGGCGGGACACACGCATCGCCTGCGCCGTGGCCTGCGGCACCCTCAGCCAGGCGGACCGGCTCAAGCGCCTGCTGCTGGACCGCAACGTGATGGTGCGCGTGCACACCGAGCCACTCGCGGATGTGGCGAAGCTCTACGAGCCCTCGGTCTCCGCGCACCTCTTCACGGGCGAGGTGAGCCACGGCTTCGTGGACGGCGCGGGTGGCATCGCCGTGCTCTCGGACGAGGAGATCTTCGGAGCGCGGGCCCGCCGGCGCGTGCGCCGCTCGAAGAGCCTGGACGCCTTCGCCGCGGGCTTCAAGGACCTGAAGGAAGGCGACATCATCGTCCACACCGACTTCGGCCTGGGCCGCTACGCGGGCCTGACGAAGATGCAGGTGAACGGCGTGCCCGGGGACTTCCTCGTCCTGGAGTACGCGGGCAAGGACAAGATCTACCTCCCGGTGGGCCGCATGCGGCTCATCCAGAAGTTCACCGGTGGAGACCCCACCAAGGTGACGCTGGACAAGCTGGGAGGCACGTCCTGGGAGAAGACGAAGAAGCGGGTCAAGGAGCAGCTGCTCAAGATGGCGGCGGACCTGCTCAACATCGCGGCGGCGCGCCGGGCGCACCCGGGCCACGCCTTCAGCCCGCCGGACCGCTACTACGCCCAGTTCGAGGCGGACTTCGAGTTCGAGGAGACGCCGGACCAGGCCAAGGCCATCGAGGACGTGCTCGCCGACATGCAGAAGAGAGAGCCGATGGACCGGCTCGTCTGCGGCGACGTGGGCTACGGCAAGACGGAGGTGGCGATGCGCGCCGCCTTCAAGGCGACGCTGGACCGCAAGCAGGTGGCGGTGCTGGTGCCCACCACCGTGCTGGCGCAGCAGCACTACCTGTCCTTCAAGAAGCGCTTCAAGGACTACCCCGTCACGGTGGAGGTCATCTCCGGGATGAAGAAGCCGCCCGAGGTGCGCGAGATCCTCAAGCGCGCCAAGGAGGGCAAGGTGGACATCCTCATCGGCACGCACAAGCTGCTGGGCGGGGATGTGGCCTTCAAGGATCTGGGGCTGCTCGTGGTGGACGAGGAGCAGCGCTTCGGGGTGAAGCACAAGGAGCAGATAAAGAAGCTGCGCTCGCAGGTGGACGTGCTCACGCTGTCGGCGACGCCGATTCCGCGCACGCTGCACATGGCGATGTCCGGAGTGCGGGAGATGAGCATCATCGCCACCCCGCCGCAGGACCGGCGCGCCATCCGCACCTTCGTGATGAAGTTCGATGAGCAGACCATCAAGGAGGCCATCGAGCGCGAGCTCGCCCGCGGCGGCCAGGTCTTCTTCGTGCACAACCGGGTGGAGTCGCTGCCCGCGATGGAGGAGACGCTCAAGCGGCTGCTGCCGAACGTCAGCATCGGCGTGGCACACGGGCAGATGGGCGAGGGGCAACTCGAGAAGGCGATGCTGGACTTCACCGAGAAGAAGTACCAGGTGCTGCTGTGCACCAGCATCATCGAGAGCGGCATCGACATCTCGAGCGCCAACACGATGATCGTCAACCGGGCGGACACGTTCGGACTGGCGCAGCTCTACCAGCTGCGAGGGCGCGTGGGCCGCTCGAAGGAGCGCGCGTACGCGTACCTGCTGGTGCCGGCGCGCACGGCGATCAGCAAGGACGCGCAGCGGCGCCTGGAAGTGCTGCAGCGCTTCACCGAGCTGGGGGCGGGCTTCTCCATCGCCAGCCACGACCTGGAGATCCGCGGCGCGGGCAACCTGCTGGGTGCCGAGCAGTCGGGCTCCATCGCGGCGATCGGCTTCGACCTGTACGCGCAGCTGATGGAGGAAGCGGTGTCCGAGGTGCGGGGCGAGCCGCCGAGGACGCAGATCGAGCCCGAAATCACCATGCCGATTCCCGCGCTCATCCCGGACGACTACGTGCCGGACGTGCACCAGCGGCTGGTGTTCTACAAGCGCTTCAGCCAGGCCAGCAATCCGGACGAGGTCCAGGACCTGCGCTCCGAGCTGGTGGACCGCTACGGCGAGGCCCCGGACGAGGTGGACAACCTCTCGGAGCAGACGCTGCTGAAGATCGACATGAGGGAGCTGCGGCTGCGCGCGCTGGAGGCAGGTCCGGGCCGGGTGGTGGTGACGCTCGGCGCGGACGCGCTGCTGGACGGGATGAAGGTGGCGACCCTGGTGCAGAAGTCCAAGGGCGTCTACCGGCTCACCCCGGACATGAAGCTGGTGGTGAAGCTGGGCGCCGAAGTGAGGGGCCAGTCGCTCATCGCGGAAGCCAAGAAGGTGCTGCGCGACCTCGGCACCTGCGCCCTGCCCCAGGCGTAG